The sequence CGGGTGCTCGAGACCGCCCGCTCAGGCGCCGGGACGCTGCTCGTGCCGATGGCCGACCCGGGTCCGGACGCCGGCGCCGCAGGTGCGGGAGCCGACCTGATCGCCGAGGTGCCGGCGGTCGCCGACTGGACCGCCGGGCTGCCCGGCAGCGTGGTCCTCGGCAACTACGTCTACGCCGACGGCGCCACGAACGTGCGGGTGTCGGCGGCCGTCGACGCGCTCACGGTGCGGGTGGCGGCGGAGCGCGGCGACCTCGCCCTGGCGTTCCTCGCCACGCCCACCGACGTCTTCGCCGTGCCCGCCGATGCTGTCGAGCAGTCGGTGCGGGCGTACGCGGGCCGGACCCGCACGGCCAAGGTGCTCGGCCGGCCGCTGCGCACGGTGTCGGGCGGGCGGCTGCTGCAGCGCGCCTACGTGCCCGGGACCGACCCCGGCATCGCCGACAGCCTGGTGGCGCAGCAGGGCCCGAACTACGCCCTGGCCAAGCGGCTGCAGCGGTGGCGGGCGACGGTCGCGCGCGCCGCGGGCAGCACGGTGTCGATGAACGTCGCCCCGCCGACGCGCACCCGGTCGGTGGTGAAGAACCGGGCGCTTGCCGCGGCCTACGCGGGTGCCCACCGGTTCGGTGTCGAGATCTTCGAGCCGGCCACGTCCAACGTGCTCATGGCCGCGCTGTTGGTGCACGACCTGCACACCGGTGGCGGACCGGCGCAGGAGCACCCGTGGGAGGACGAGGCGCACGCGGCGGCGCACGGCGGCCTGTGGCGCGGGGCCTACCAGCCGCGCAGCGCTCTCGGGCTGGCCGCGCTGCTGGGCTACGGCTCCGCCCGGGGGTGAGGGTCAGGCCGGGCCGACGAGCCCGGCCACGATCTCGGCCGACAGCCCCACCAGCGGCAGGCCGCCGCCGGGGTGCGCCGAGCCGCCGACCAGGAAGAGCCCGGGCACCCGGGAGGCGTTCGCCGGGCGCAGGAAGGCCGCCCGCGGGCCGTTGCTCGAGGTGCCGTAGATGGAGCCGCCGACGCTGCCGGTGTCGCGCGCCAGGTCGGCCGGCGTCCGGACCACCCGCCAGCGGAGGCGGTGCCGGACGTCGAGCCCGCGGTGGGCCATGACCTCCAGCACCCGGTCGGCGTAGGTCTCCGCCAGCCCCGGGGCATCCCAGTCGACGCCGTGCGCCGGGTCGTGGCGGGGGGCGTTGACCAGGACGAACCACGAGGCGCTGTCGTCGTCGGGCACGAGCGCGGGGTCGTCGGGTGCGCTGACGTAGACGGTGGGGTCGGGCACCGGGGCGGGTCGGCCGGCGTACCGGCCGGTGCCGAAGACCGCGTCGAACTCCGCGTCGTAGTCGTCGGGGAACAGGACGGTGTGGTGCGCCGGGGGCGGGGTCCGGCCGCGCAGCGCGAGCAGCAGCACGAACCCCGACAGCGACGGCGTCGCGCGGGCCAGGTCCCGCCGCACGCCGCGGGTCCGCGGGTCGGCGGGCAGCAGGTCGGCGTGCAGGGTGGCGGCGTCGACGCCGGAGACGACGACGTCGGCGCGCAGCCGCTCGCCGTCGGCCAGCTCCACGCCCGCCGCCCCGCTGCCCTCGACGAGCACCCGGCGCACCGCGCAGCCGGTGCGCAGCACGGCGCCGTGCCCGACGGCCCGGTCGAGCACCGCCGACCCGAGCCGGTGCAGCCCGCCCCGCACGTACCAGGAGCCGAACGCCTGCTCGGCGTACGGGACGGTGGCCAGCACCGCCGGTGCCCGGCGCGGATCGGAGCCGGAGTACGTGGCGTAGCGGTCGAGCAGCGTGCGCAGGTGCCGGTGGTGCAGGCGACGGCGACCGAGGCCGCGCAGCGACTGCCAGGGCGCGATCGCGGCGACGTGGGCCGGGTGTCGGGCCAGCCGGGCGAGCGTCGCGGCCCCGGCTAGCGGGGTGCGCAGGAACGGCTGCTCGCTGATCCGCCACATGGTCGCGGCCCGGTCGAGGAGGGCGCTCCACTCCCGGCCCGCGCCGTCGCCCAGCGCCTCGTCCAGCGCGGCGGGCACGGCGGCGGGCTGCCCGGGCACGGTCAGCCGGGTCCCGTCGGCGAAGCGGTAGGCGACCGCCGGGTCCAGCCGCACGAGGTCGACGGCGTCCTCGAGCGGGCCGCCGGTCGCGGCGAAGAGGTCGCGGTACACCTGCGGCAGGGTGACCAGGCTCGGCCCGGTGTCGAAGGCATGCCCGTCGCGGGCGAACCACCCGAGCTTCCCGCCGATCCCGGGCGACTGCTCGACGACGGTGACCGCGTGGCCGAGGGCCGCCAGCCGCGCGGCGGCGGCGAGACCGCCGAGGCCGGCACCCACCACCACGACCCGCGCCACCTGCTCACCGTAGGCCGGGGCGCGGACCGGCCGGTCCCGGCGGTGCCGTCGGTGTCAGCGGGGGACGGACAGCGCGAGGACGGCCAGGTCGTCGTGCTCGTGCCGGGAGCCGGCCAACTGCTCCTCCACCGCGGCGGCCACGGCGGCGACGGTCTCCTCGGCCCCACCCGTGGGGACGCCGGCCACGACCCGCAGCAGCGCGTCCTCGCCGAACTGGGCTCCGTTGTCGTCGCGGGCCTCGGTGACCCCGTCCGTGTACAGCACCAGCGTCGCGCCCGGCGGGAGGTCGAACGCCTCCTCGGGGAACGCGACGTCGGGGTCGATGCCCAGCGGGCGGCCGGGCCGGCCCACCGGGTGGGCGTGGCCGTCAGGGTGGCGCAGCAGCGGCAGCGGGTGACCCGCCACGCTCAGCGTCGCCCGGTGGCCCTCGGCGGTCGGCTCCAGCAGCAGGCAGCACGCGGTGACGAAGCGCAGCGGCGCGCTGCCCTCCTCGTGCAGCAGGGCGGTGTTCACGGCGGTCAGGATCTCGCCGGCGCTGCCCGACGCCGCGGCGCGCGCGGTGTGGCGGGTGACCGCGGTGACGGCCGCCGCCTCCGCCCCGGTCCCGCAGACGTCGGCGATCAGCACCATCCAGCGACCGTCCGGCAGCGGCATGACGTCGTAGGTGTCGCCGCCGACGAGGGCGGCCTCACCACCGGCCCGGTAGGTGGCCGCCAGCCGGATGCCGGGGATCGTCGGCAGGTGGGAGGGCAGCAGGCTGCGCTGGAGGGTGTCGGCCAGCTCGCGGACCACCGACTCGGCGCGCAGCCGGGCGAGGAACTGGCCGATCTGCCGGCCGGCGTGGGCCAGCACCTCCACCAGCTCGGCGGGCACCGGCCGGTGCACGGTGGAGAACAGCTCGCAGACGGCGAGCAGCGAGTCACCGCTGAGCACCGGGAAGGTCACGGCGGTCCGCAGGCCGTCCTCGCGGGCCGCGCGGCCGCGGACGAGCTCGTCGTCCGAGGCCAGGTCCTCGGCGACGACCGGGGCCCGGCGCAGCCACGCCTGGCCGGGCATCCCCTCGCCCCGCCGGAAGCTCCGGTGCGCGGCGTCGGCCTCCAGCGCGGGCACCGCGGCGTCGGGCGCGGTCCAGGTGCCGGCGTGCACCAGCCGCCCGCCGTCGCCGTCGGGCTGCCACAGCTGGGCGGCGTCCCAGTCCAGCTCGGTGCAGAGCGTGGGCAGCAGCTGGTGGAAGGCGACGTCGGCGTCCCGCGCCTCGGTGAGCGCCGCGGTGACCCGCAGGGTGGCGGCGAGGTAGCGGCTGACCTGCATCTGCCGCTCCAGCAGGATCGTCGTGCTGGCGTCGCGGAGCACCCCGACGATCGACGACTCCGCGGCCGAGGCGCCGGGGAACGGCTCCACCCGGGCCAGCGTGACGTCGATGGAGACCTCGTGGCCGGCGACGTGCAGCGCCGGCAGCTGGGTGGTGTTGCCCACCAGCTCGCCCTGGCCGGTGGTGAGGAACCGGGTGATGTGGCCGCCGTGCCCGGACCGGAACCGGGGCGGCATGATCTCGGTGAGGTCGCGGCCGAGCAGATCGGCCGGGGCATACCCGAGGAGCCGGGACACCGCGGGATTGACGTAGGTCACCCGGCCGCCGGCGTCGGCCACGACCACCGTGTCGGGCAGGGCCGACAGCAAGGTCGCCGCAGGCACTCCAGAGGTGGATTCGGGCACCGTTCCCCCTCGAGCACGAGCGTTTCCGACGGGCCGTTCACGCCCCGTCACGGCTATCAGCCTCTCACACAGTGGGTGATGAGGCGGACACGAACCGTCGATATGTGTCCATGTCGACAATGCGACACGTCGACCCGTCAGAAGGCGTACCGGATGTCCAGCCACGGCGCGCGCCGGGCCACCAGTTCCCGCAGCCGGGCGATCGCCGTCCGCTTGATCGGGGCGCGGTACCGCACGTTGTCCTGGCCGTTCTGGCTGCGCTTGGGCTCCTGCAGGTCGGGGCGCCACAGCAGCTGCTCGGCCGTGGGGTGCCACCCGAGGTTCACCTCGTGCAGCGCCTCGTTGTGGGTCAGGAAGATCACCTCGGCGGCGGCCTGCGCCTTGGCCGCCGGCCCGAGCTCGTCGTCCAGCCGGTCCAGGAGCCGGCCCCAGTCCTCCTCCCAGCCCGGGCGCAGCACGACGGGGGAGAGGTTCAGGTGCACCTCGTAGCCGGCCGCCACGAAGTCGTCGACGGCGGCGATCCGGTCGGCGATCCGGCTGGTGCGGACGTCGAGCACCCGGGCGTCGTCGTCGGGCATGAGGGAGAAGCGGATGCGGGTGCGGCCGGCCGGGTCGAGGTCCAGCAGCCCGCGGTTGACGTACTTGGTGGCGAAGGACGCCTTCGCAGTCGGCAGGTCGCGGAAGGTGGTCACGAGGTCGGCGACGTTGTCGCTGACCAGGGCGTCGACGGAGCAGTCGCTGTTCTCGCCGATGTCGTACACCCAGCTGGCCGGGTCGCACTGGTCGGGTTCGGTCTTCGGTCCCTGCCGGGCCACGTGCCGGCGCAGGTGCCCGGTGATCTGCTCGATGTTGGCGAAGACGGTGATCGGGTTGGCGAACCCCTTGCGCCGGGGGACGTAGCAGTAGGCGCAGGCCATGGCGCAGCCGTTCGCCGTGCCGGGCGCGATGAAGTTCGCCGAGCGGCCGTTGGGCCGGGTGGCCAGGCCCTTGCGGACGCCGAGCACCAGCGTCTCGCTCTTCACCCGCACCCAGCGGTCGACGTTGCCCGCGTTGCCGTGCAGCTCCGGGATCTGCCAGTGGCTGGGCACCTCGACCACCTCGGCGTCGGGGAACCGGTCCAGGACCTGGCGGCCGCGGGAGGACTCGGCCGCTGCCGGCTCGGCGTAGATGCGGCGGATCCGGAGGAGGTGGTTGGGCGGCATCGGCGCCGGCGGCGGCCCGACCTCGAAGAGCGTGAGCGGCTCGGCGGCTCCCATGTTCCGGGCAGCGTCGCGCGGGCGGCCGCCATTCCGGTGCCAGACTTCCCGGGTGAGCGCATCCGGCCCCTCCCGCATCGACCTCAACGCCGACCTCGGGGAGGGGTTCGGCGTGTGGCGGCTGGGCGACGACGACGCGCTGCTCGACGTCGTGAGCAGCGCCAACGTCGCCTGCGGCTTCCACGCCGGTGACCCGGTGACGATGCGTCGCGTGTGCACGGCCGCCGTGGCGGCCGGGGTCTCGATCGGCGCGCAGGTGTCCTACCGCGACCTGGCCGGGTTCGGCCGGCGGTTCGTCGACGTCGCGCCGGCCGAGCTGGCCGCCGACGTGCTGTACCAGCTCGCCGCGCTGGACGGCATCGCCCGGACGGCCGGGGGACGGGTGTCCTACGTCAAGCCGCACGGGGCGCTCTACAACGCGGTCGCGCACCACGAGACCCAGGCGCGGGCGGTGGTGGAGGCCGTCGCCGGCTACGACACCGGTCTCGCGGTGCTGGGCCTGCCCGGCTCGGTGCTGCTGGGCAGCGCGGCGGCCGCCGGGCTGCCGACCGTGGGGGAGGGCTTCGCCGACCGCGGGTACGCCCCCGACGGCACGCTGGTGCCCCGGGGAGCGGCGGGAGCGCTGCTGCACGATCCCGCCGCGGTGGCCGAGCGGGCCGTCCGCATGGCCGCCGAGGGCACGGTGCGGGCGGTGGACGGCAGCACCGTGCGGGTCGACGTGCGGTCGGTCTGCGTGCACGGGGACACCCCGGGAGCGGTCGACCTTGCCCGGGCGGTCCGGGGCGCGCTGGAGACGGCCGGGCTCCGGGTCGCCCCGTTCGTCGGCTGAGGCGTCGGTGGCGTCAGCCGCGGGGGCGGAGGTCCTCGACCAGGCGGCGTCCGGTCAGCAGCTCCGCCGCGACCTGGTCCACGGACCGCCCCGCGGTGTAGGCGTCGGTGCGCAGGAGCGCCAGCGCCTCGGCGGGGTCGACGTCCAGGGCGACGCTGACCTTGCCCATCGCCTCCCACACCGCCGCCCGCCGGCGCGGCGCCGGGCCCTGCATCCAGCCGGGCCCCTCGGCCGGGGTCCAGGTGGACCACACCGCCGCGTCGCCGAGCGAGGAGGTCACCAGCTCCCCGACGGCGACGGCCTGGAAGACGTCCAGTTCGGGAACGGCCGCGGAGTGCGTGAAGAAGAGGTCGAGCGCGCCGTCGCCGGC is a genomic window of Blastococcus sp. HT6-30 containing:
- the crtI gene encoding phytoene desaturase family protein, encoding MARVVVVGAGLGGLAAAARLAALGHAVTVVEQSPGIGGKLGWFARDGHAFDTGPSLVTLPQVYRDLFAATGGPLEDAVDLVRLDPAVAYRFADGTRLTVPGQPAAVPAALDEALGDGAGREWSALLDRAATMWRISEQPFLRTPLAGAATLARLARHPAHVAAIAPWQSLRGLGRRRLHHRHLRTLLDRYATYSGSDPRRAPAVLATVPYAEQAFGSWYVRGGLHRLGSAVLDRAVGHGAVLRTGCAVRRVLVEGSGAAGVELADGERLRADVVVSGVDAATLHADLLPADPRTRGVRRDLARATPSLSGFVLLLALRGRTPPPAHHTVLFPDDYDAEFDAVFGTGRYAGRPAPVPDPTVYVSAPDDPALVPDDDSASWFVLVNAPRHDPAHGVDWDAPGLAETYADRVLEVMAHRGLDVRHRLRWRVVRTPADLARDTGSVGGSIYGTSSNGPRAAFLRPANASRVPGLFLVGGSAHPGGGLPLVGLSAEIVAGLVGPA
- a CDS encoding SpoIIE family protein phosphatase, whose translation is MPESTSGVPAATLLSALPDTVVVADAGGRVTYVNPAVSRLLGYAPADLLGRDLTEIMPPRFRSGHGGHITRFLTTGQGELVGNTTQLPALHVAGHEVSIDVTLARVEPFPGASAAESSIVGVLRDASTTILLERQMQVSRYLAATLRVTAALTEARDADVAFHQLLPTLCTELDWDAAQLWQPDGDGGRLVHAGTWTAPDAAVPALEADAAHRSFRRGEGMPGQAWLRRAPVVAEDLASDDELVRGRAAREDGLRTAVTFPVLSGDSLLAVCELFSTVHRPVPAELVEVLAHAGRQIGQFLARLRAESVVRELADTLQRSLLPSHLPTIPGIRLAATYRAGGEAALVGGDTYDVMPLPDGRWMVLIADVCGTGAEAAAVTAVTRHTARAAASGSAGEILTAVNTALLHEEGSAPLRFVTACCLLLEPTAEGHRATLSVAGHPLPLLRHPDGHAHPVGRPGRPLGIDPDVAFPEEAFDLPPGATLVLYTDGVTEARDDNGAQFGEDALLRVVAGVPTGGAEETVAAVAAAVEEQLAGSRHEHDDLAVLALSVPR
- a CDS encoding spore photoproduct lyase family protein, which codes for MGAAEPLTLFEVGPPPAPMPPNHLLRIRRIYAEPAAAESSRGRQVLDRFPDAEVVEVPSHWQIPELHGNAGNVDRWVRVKSETLVLGVRKGLATRPNGRSANFIAPGTANGCAMACAYCYVPRRKGFANPITVFANIEQITGHLRRHVARQGPKTEPDQCDPASWVYDIGENSDCSVDALVSDNVADLVTTFRDLPTAKASFATKYVNRGLLDLDPAGRTRIRFSLMPDDDARVLDVRTSRIADRIAAVDDFVAAGYEVHLNLSPVVLRPGWEEDWGRLLDRLDDELGPAAKAQAAAEVIFLTHNEALHEVNLGWHPTAEQLLWRPDLQEPKRSQNGQDNVRYRAPIKRTAIARLRELVARRAPWLDIRYAF
- a CDS encoding 5-oxoprolinase subunit PxpA; translation: MSASGPSRIDLNADLGEGFGVWRLGDDDALLDVVSSANVACGFHAGDPVTMRRVCTAAVAAGVSIGAQVSYRDLAGFGRRFVDVAPAELAADVLYQLAALDGIARTAGGRVSYVKPHGALYNAVAHHETQARAVVEAVAGYDTGLAVLGLPGSVLLGSAAAAGLPTVGEGFADRGYAPDGTLVPRGAAGALLHDPAAVAERAVRMAAEGTVRAVDGSTVRVDVRSVCVHGDTPGAVDLARAVRGALETAGLRVAPFVG